The following are encoded together in the Lathyrus oleraceus cultivar Zhongwan6 chromosome 3, CAAS_Psat_ZW6_1.0, whole genome shotgun sequence genome:
- the LOC127127572 gene encoding uncharacterized protein LOC127127572 isoform X1, translating into MVLSFVYRLIFRLMAVIMAVFQFQTKEQTMSLKILVNTDTNKVVFAEADKDFVDILCSFLTFPLGTVAKLVQKDSEIGPITIGCLNSLNQSVQNLGLLTSYNSSEEYYNTLKINIDDTVPTKYFICSSFDEFYYQCCYLSLGTKNHYCEFGHPLSRLVSLSSSMFQICFGFVKPNTSFVISDDLIVLPHSMDYTIFDLTNNFGIRSTSSIKEMIVNVTKDKVLDLLKCSLFSKTPLTDVFLGMKPLIDRSIIFSCDVNNIFRGDYIDITVKLVIRKSDDIILYAQGGQDFAELIIRFLTFPLGGVLRKLEGNNSLGSIEGFCKSIADLNEDKYIILEAKKRLMELNVLHYYCHVHGNTTPNQRKAEVTLFKSNEVCNDVQNLVKMKLVNTITIPPTERPGSYTKTPEMYMVTDDLVVEPLLSPVSSVFLLNRFETSLNDLKEKVVTIGIKESLSIFKEALNSTSALTNGLRHLLTQVKKEK; encoded by the exons ATGGTTCTTTCCTTCGTTTACCGTTTGATTTTTCGTCTGATGGCTGTGATCATGGCTGTTTTTCAATTTCAAACTAAGGAGCAAACAATGTCTTTGAAGATTCTGGTAAACACAGATACTAACAAAGTTGTATTTGCTGAAGCAGATAAAGATTTTGTGGACATTCTCTGCAGCTTCTTAACATTTCCATTAGGTACCGTTGCAAAACTTGTTCAGAAAGACTCAGAAATAGGTCCAATTACAATTGGTTGTCTCAACTCTCTCAATCAAAGTGTGCAAAATCTTGGCTTGTTGACTAGTTATAACTCATCGGAAGAGTATTACAATACTCTCAAAATTAACATTGATGATACTGTGCCCACAAAGTACTTCATCTGTTCCAGTTTTGATGAGTTTTATTATCAATGTTGTTATTTGAGCTTAGGCACCAAAAATCATTATTGTGAATTTGGGCATCCTTTATCCCGTTTAGTTTCCCTGTCATCTTCCATGTTTCAGATTTGTTTTGGATTTGTGAAGCCTAATACAAGTTTTGTCATCAGTGATGATTTAATTGTGTTGCCGCACTCCATGGATTACACAATCTTTGATCTCACCAACAACTTCGGAATAAGAAGCACAAGTTCAATCAAAGAAATGATTGTCAATGTCACTAAGGACAAG GTATTGGATCTGTTGAAGTGTTCGTTATTTTCCAAGACACCTCTAACCGATGTGTTTTTAGGAATGAAACCTCTTATTGACAGATCAATAATTTTCTCATGTGATGTTAATAACATTTTTAGAGGTGATTATATTGATATCACAGTGAAGCTAGTTATAAGAAAATCAGATGATATTATATTGTATGCTCAAGGGGGACAGGATTTTGCAGAGTTGATTATACGATTTCTAACATTTCCGTTGGGTGGGGTTTTACGCAAGTTAGAAGGTAATAATTCTTTGGGTAGTATTGAAGGATTTTGCAAGAGCATAGCCGATTTAAATGAAGACAAGTATATCATATTAGAAGCAAAGAAAAGGCTTATGGAGCTAAATGTTCTGCATTATTATTGTCATGTTCATGGTAATACTACTCCCAATCAAAGAAAAGCTGAAGTCACACTTTTCAAAAGTAATGAAGTTTGTAATGATGTGCAAAATCTAGTAAAAATGAAATTGGTTAATACCATTACCATACCGCCTACGGAACGTCCTGGAAGTTATACCAAGACACCAGAAATGTATATGGTTACGGATGATCTGGTCGTAGAGCCGTTGCTGTCTCCAGTTTCATCAGTATTTTTACTTAACCGTTTCGAAACTTCACTTAACGATTTGAAGGAAAAAGTTGTCACCATTGGCATCAAAGAG AGTCTGAGCATATTTAAGGAAGCTTTAAACTCAACATCGGCACTCACAAATGGTCTCCGTCACCTGTTAACCCAAGTTAAGAAGGAGAAATGA
- the LOC127127572 gene encoding uncharacterized protein LOC127127572 isoform X2: protein MDYTIFDLTNNFGIRSTSSIKEMIVNVTKDKVLDLLKCSLFSKTPLTDVFLGMKPLIDRSIIFSCDVNNIFRGDYIDITVKLVIRKSDDIILYAQGGQDFAELIIRFLTFPLGGVLRKLEGNNSLGSIEGFCKSIADLNEDKYIILEAKKRLMELNVLHYYCHVHGNTTPNQRKAEVTLFKSNEVCNDVQNLVKMKLVNTITIPPTERPGSYTKTPEMYMVTDDLVVEPLLSPVSSVFLLNRFETSLNDLKEKVVTIGIKESLSIFKEALNSTSALTNGLRHLLTQVKKEK, encoded by the exons ATGGATTACACAATCTTTGATCTCACCAACAACTTCGGAATAAGAAGCACAAGTTCAATCAAAGAAATGATTGTCAATGTCACTAAGGACAAG GTATTGGATCTGTTGAAGTGTTCGTTATTTTCCAAGACACCTCTAACCGATGTGTTTTTAGGAATGAAACCTCTTATTGACAGATCAATAATTTTCTCATGTGATGTTAATAACATTTTTAGAGGTGATTATATTGATATCACAGTGAAGCTAGTTATAAGAAAATCAGATGATATTATATTGTATGCTCAAGGGGGACAGGATTTTGCAGAGTTGATTATACGATTTCTAACATTTCCGTTGGGTGGGGTTTTACGCAAGTTAGAAGGTAATAATTCTTTGGGTAGTATTGAAGGATTTTGCAAGAGCATAGCCGATTTAAATGAAGACAAGTATATCATATTAGAAGCAAAGAAAAGGCTTATGGAGCTAAATGTTCTGCATTATTATTGTCATGTTCATGGTAATACTACTCCCAATCAAAGAAAAGCTGAAGTCACACTTTTCAAAAGTAATGAAGTTTGTAATGATGTGCAAAATCTAGTAAAAATGAAATTGGTTAATACCATTACCATACCGCCTACGGAACGTCCTGGAAGTTATACCAAGACACCAGAAATGTATATGGTTACGGATGATCTGGTCGTAGAGCCGTTGCTGTCTCCAGTTTCATCAGTATTTTTACTTAACCGTTTCGAAACTTCACTTAACGATTTGAAGGAAAAAGTTGTCACCATTGGCATCAAAGAG AGTCTGAGCATATTTAAGGAAGCTTTAAACTCAACATCGGCACTCACAAATGGTCTCCGTCACCTGTTAACCCAAGTTAAGAAGGAGAAATGA